In Deinococcus sonorensis KR-87, a single window of DNA contains:
- a CDS encoding alpha/beta hydrolase family protein, with amino-acid sequence MFQYFPGNYVWNLAINLAMEMGAKIGELDEMCRPLMEVSQQGDDEGTRLFLQSWERMGDNLIALAHEDEAQGRLISAGTKLGRAATYLLTAERMQARDAPGRAALYAKFQDCFQRGVQLAHENCERVEIPYEGAHLAGLYTRAEGVTGKAPLLIQINGLDSTKEMLYRVGLPQHLARRGIASLCLDQPGTGEALRLHGLTARYDAEAWASRVVDAMETRADIDPQRIGLQGVSLGGYYAPRAVAFEPRFALGAVWGANHNWGEVQLARLNREGERPVPHYWEHVQWVWGTSSMDAFLERMKYVTLDGVLDRVRVPFLVTHGEQDRQIPLKYAHQTYDGLVNSPDKTLKIFTDREGGVQHSSVDNSAYALDYIADWVAERLGGRTRWPDAHPEDTGIPSA; translated from the coding sequence ATGTTTCAGTACTTCCCCGGCAATTACGTGTGGAACCTCGCCATCAACCTGGCGATGGAAATGGGCGCCAAGATCGGCGAACTCGACGAGATGTGCCGCCCGCTCATGGAGGTCTCCCAGCAGGGGGACGACGAGGGCACCCGGCTGTTCCTGCAGTCGTGGGAACGGATGGGCGACAACCTGATCGCCCTGGCGCACGAGGACGAAGCGCAGGGCCGCCTGATCAGCGCCGGGACCAAGCTCGGCCGCGCCGCCACGTACCTGCTCACCGCCGAGCGCATGCAGGCCCGGGACGCCCCGGGGCGCGCGGCGCTGTATGCCAAGTTCCAGGACTGCTTCCAGCGCGGCGTGCAGCTCGCCCACGAGAACTGCGAGCGCGTCGAGATTCCGTACGAGGGCGCGCACCTCGCGGGCCTGTACACCCGCGCCGAAGGCGTGACCGGCAAGGCCCCCCTGCTGATCCAGATCAACGGCCTGGACAGCACCAAGGAGATGCTGTACCGCGTCGGGTTGCCGCAGCACCTCGCCCGGCGCGGCATTGCCTCGCTGTGCCTCGACCAGCCGGGGACCGGCGAAGCGCTGCGCCTGCACGGCCTGACCGCCCGGTACGACGCCGAAGCGTGGGCCAGCCGCGTCGTCGATGCCATGGAGACCCGCGCCGACATCGACCCGCAGCGCATCGGGCTGCAAGGCGTGTCGCTGGGCGGCTACTACGCGCCGCGCGCCGTGGCCTTCGAACCCCGCTTCGCGCTGGGCGCGGTGTGGGGCGCGAACCACAACTGGGGAGAAGTACAGCTCGCCCGCCTGAACCGCGAGGGGGAGCGCCCGGTCCCGCACTACTGGGAGCACGTGCAGTGGGTGTGGGGCACCAGCAGCATGGACGCGTTCCTGGAGCGGATGAAGTACGTCACGCTAGACGGGGTGCTGGACCGCGTGCGGGTGCCGTTCCTCGTCACGCACGGCGAGCAGGACCGCCAGATCCCCCTCAAGTACGCCCACCAGACGTACGACGGGCTCGTCAACAGCCCGGATAAGACGCTCAAGATCTTCACCGACCGCGAGGGCGGCGTGCAGCACAGCAGCGTCGACAACAGCGCCTATGCCCTGGACTACATCGCCGACTGGGTCGCCGAGCGGCTCGGCGGGCGCACCCGCTGGCCGGACGCGCACCCTGAAGACACCGGGATCCCGTCCGCCTGA
- a CDS encoding VOC family protein: MIQLLSHLAHLEITTPDLDASVRFYEQQMGMQEVTRNGASVFLRCWGDYYRYSLVITRGEQPGLAHMAWRTTSPEALDEAVRRVEAAGVHGEWRAAQHHHGRAYRFTGPYGHVMELFWDVEKHAADDAHRSQFHDRPSRRTNHGVAPRFLDHVTVAASDVKGFARWYQETLGFRIMAYTDLDHAPVTVFTVLTTNEKSHDLGCVLDGSGVPGRVNHIAFWVDTREEHLVAADVLMEGGTSIEYGPSIHGIGEQTYLYFRDPSGLRVELNTGGYRNYVPDWEPKTWTPSTGSNSLYRNSAMPMSMTESFPAAAGPSATEEGALPGTEDELSAAIRNPYARQGQG; the protein is encoded by the coding sequence ATGATTCAGCTCCTGTCCCACCTCGCGCACCTGGAAATCACCACCCCCGACCTCGATGCCTCGGTGCGCTTCTACGAGCAGCAGATGGGCATGCAGGAAGTCACCCGCAACGGCGCGTCGGTGTTCCTGCGCTGCTGGGGCGACTACTACCGCTACAGCCTGGTGATCACGCGCGGCGAGCAGCCCGGCCTGGCGCACATGGCATGGCGCACCACCAGCCCCGAGGCGCTGGACGAAGCGGTGCGGCGCGTCGAAGCGGCGGGCGTGCACGGCGAGTGGCGCGCCGCCCAGCACCACCACGGGCGGGCCTACCGCTTCACCGGCCCGTACGGGCACGTGATGGAGCTGTTCTGGGACGTCGAGAAGCACGCCGCTGACGACGCCCACCGCTCGCAGTTCCACGACCGGCCGTCCCGGCGCACCAACCACGGCGTCGCGCCCCGCTTCCTCGACCACGTGACGGTGGCGGCCAGCGACGTGAAGGGCTTCGCCCGCTGGTACCAAGAAACGCTGGGCTTCCGGATCATGGCCTACACCGACCTTGACCACGCCCCCGTCACGGTCTTCACCGTGCTCACCACCAACGAAAAGTCCCACGATCTCGGCTGCGTGCTGGACGGCAGCGGCGTCCCGGGGCGCGTGAACCACATCGCCTTCTGGGTTGACACCCGCGAGGAGCACCTGGTGGCGGCCGACGTGCTGATGGAGGGCGGCACCAGCATCGAGTACGGCCCCAGCATCCACGGCATCGGCGAGCAGACGTACCTGTACTTCCGCGACCCCAGCGGCCTGCGCGTCGAGTTGAACACCGGCGGTTACCGCAACTACGTGCCGGACTGGGAACCGAAGACCTGGACGCCGTCCACCGGCTCGAACAGCCTGTACCGCAACTCAGCCATGCCGATGAGCATGACCGAGAGCTTCCCCGCGGCGGCCGGCCCCAGCGCCACCGAGGAGGGCGCGCTGCCCGGCACTGAGGACGAGCTGAGCGCCGCCATCCGCAACCCGTACGCCCGCCAGGGCCAGGGCTGA
- a CDS encoding cyclase family protein, giving the protein MRVVDLSAPIQPSHPDVPAFQRVGIDYYSNAQGGEEIERMFGVPRELLRAGEGWATDTFTNFGTHSSTHVDAPLHYNSTIQGQPAQSIDQLPLEWFFAPGVVLDVRHKADGDAVTVDDLQSLLTGIGHTLRPLDIVLIRTGRDQFYGQPDYWLRGPGVSADATRWLYQQGVRVMGIDAWGWDAPLTTQAEQARAAGQPGVFWAAHQVDLAYSQIERLTNLGALPATGFQVSCFPLKIVGGSAGPARVVALLD; this is encoded by the coding sequence ATGCGCGTCGTGGACCTCTCGGCCCCGATTCAGCCGTCCCACCCGGACGTGCCCGCGTTTCAGCGGGTGGGCATCGACTATTACAGCAACGCCCAGGGGGGCGAGGAGATCGAGCGGATGTTCGGCGTGCCGCGCGAGCTGCTGCGCGCCGGCGAAGGCTGGGCCACCGACACCTTCACGAACTTCGGCACCCACTCCAGCACCCACGTGGACGCCCCGCTGCACTACAACTCGACCATCCAGGGCCAACCCGCCCAGAGCATCGATCAGCTGCCGCTCGAGTGGTTCTTCGCGCCAGGCGTGGTGCTGGACGTCCGCCACAAGGCCGACGGCGACGCCGTGACGGTCGACGACCTGCAATCTCTGCTGACAGGCATCGGTCACACCCTCCGGCCGCTGGACATCGTGCTGATCCGCACCGGACGCGACCAGTTCTACGGTCAGCCGGACTACTGGCTGCGCGGGCCCGGCGTGAGCGCCGACGCCACCCGCTGGCTGTACCAGCAGGGCGTGCGGGTGATGGGCATCGACGCCTGGGGCTGGGACGCGCCGCTGACCACCCAGGCGGAGCAGGCCCGCGCTGCCGGTCAACCGGGCGTGTTCTGGGCCGCCCACCAGGTGGACCTGGCGTACTCGCAGATCGAGCGCCTCACGAACCTGGGCGCCCTGCCCGCCACCGGCTTCCAGGTCTCCTGCTTTCCGCTGAAGATCGTGGGCGGCAGCGCGGGTCCGGCCCGCGTGGTCGCCCTGCTCGACTGA
- a CDS encoding fumarylacetoacetate hydrolase family protein, giving the protein MRILRISVPTPDGPQARIVVQAGPHAPRVDVRRHYQLALLRRGLTGSAALTLAAQVVPGSLALALTHGDVFLDALHAAAADTSGDAHAGEGDLLSPIDPSTFRDFLAFEEHIVNAAGRSGGTVDPVVYDLPISYMGSAPAFIGPDAVMPWPSYAQSRMDYELELGIVIGRGGRNILPDAADRHILGYTVLNDFSARDIQFREMKGRLGPSKGKHFASACGPVIVTPDELDPHQLSMTARVNGEVWSQGSTSTLMWRVQELVAWASTGEPLPAGTLLGTGTVGRGCGMELGRELHPGDVVELDIEGIGVLRNPIGAPDGAGWTPSPRVPSITSA; this is encoded by the coding sequence ATGAGAATCCTCCGCATCAGCGTGCCCACGCCCGATGGGCCGCAGGCCCGCATCGTCGTCCAGGCCGGTCCTCACGCGCCCCGCGTGGACGTGCGCCGTCACTACCAGCTGGCCCTGCTGCGGCGGGGCCTGACCGGGTCCGCCGCCCTCACCCTGGCGGCCCAGGTGGTGCCGGGCAGCCTGGCGCTGGCCCTCACGCACGGCGACGTGTTCCTCGACGCCCTCCACGCCGCGGCCGCCGACACCAGCGGCGACGCGCACGCCGGCGAAGGGGACCTGCTCTCCCCCATCGACCCCTCCACCTTCCGCGACTTCCTGGCGTTCGAGGAGCACATCGTCAACGCGGCGGGCAGGAGTGGCGGCACGGTCGACCCGGTGGTGTACGACCTGCCGATCTCGTACATGGGCAGCGCCCCGGCGTTCATCGGGCCGGACGCGGTGATGCCGTGGCCCAGTTACGCCCAAAGCCGCATGGACTACGAGCTGGAGCTCGGCATCGTGATCGGCCGCGGCGGGCGCAACATCCTGCCGGACGCCGCCGACCGGCACATCCTCGGCTACACCGTGCTGAACGACTTCTCCGCCCGCGACATCCAGTTCCGGGAGATGAAGGGCCGGCTGGGCCCCAGCAAGGGCAAGCACTTCGCGTCGGCGTGCGGCCCGGTGATCGTCACCCCCGACGAGCTCGACCCGCATCAGCTGAGCATGACCGCCCGCGTGAACGGCGAGGTGTGGTCGCAGGGCAGCACCAGCACCCTGATGTGGCGGGTGCAGGAACTGGTCGCCTGGGCGAGCACCGGCGAGCCGCTGCCCGCCGGCACCCTGCTCGGCACCGGCACCGTCGGCCGCGGGTGCGGCATGGAACTCGGCCGCGAGTTGCACCCCGGTGACGTGGTCGAACTGGACATCGAAGGCATCGGCGTGCTGCGCAACCCCATCGGCGCGCCGGACGGGGCCGGCTGGACCCCCAGCCCGCGGGTGCCCTCCATCACGTCCGCGTAA